The genomic region TGGTGAAGTTGTAAAAATAGCAAACACCGAAGGTATCCAAGTACCAAAAAACGAATGGATTGTTTTAAAAGTAAAAGAATTAGAAAAGAGCAAATAAATAATTCGAACTTCCTCTCTTTATTTATTTATTTACCTAACCTGAGTAATTCCAAAATGGAATGATTTGCCTCTAAAGGATGTCGTAGTTTTTGTTCGGTTTGGATGATGTACTGGTTTCTCCGTCCATCTTTGCTTTTTTCTAAAATTTTGGCTTCAACCAAGTCCTTAACGATTGCTTGCACTGCTCGTTCAGTGATTCCAACAAGAGTTGCAACATCCTTCAATCGAATTTCCGGATCTTTACTCAAACACATCAAAACATGTGCATGGTTAGAGAGAAAAGTCCATTGGCTGCCTTTTTTATTGTTCTCTTGCAATTTTTTCTTTGGTTCTTTTGTCATTTTTCTATTTAAAACTCAACCTGGAGATCCCATTAAAAAAACATAAACTCCTAATGTTCTAACTAATACAGTCTATTTAATTTTTCTACAAAAAAAACAAAAGGAGTATCCGCGAAAGAATACCACCTAACTACATTGATTCAGTAGATTCACTTGACCATTTGTAATCTCTCACAAGCCAGGCCCAGTAAATAAATAAAAACTGAAATGGCAATCGCGCATACAATGCCCATATCGGAACGCCATAATCTTTGCCTTCTAATGCGGTTAATAACATATTTATATTTGCCGGGTAAATCGCCAAAAGAAGTAAGATAATCCCATAACTTGCCATCTTCCTCATCCTTTCATAAAGAACAAGGGAACCCAAGGTAATTTCGGCAAGCCCACTCGTAACATTCAATAGTTCATGAAAAGGAAGGTAATCCGGCATCATCTCCAAATAGAATTCGGGAGAGAAAAAATGGTTGATCCCCGCCGTTATGTAGAACGCCCCGAGAGAATACACGAGAAACTTTTTCATCACCGAACTAGAACATAACGGAAAAAAAAATCATTACAAATTTTTGAATATGGGAAAAATGATTTACGCCGTTTTCACCCTGGCCCCAAACCTAGAAAAATTTAGGTTTCCGCTGATTCTTTAAGCGACAATCTGCCCCTCTTTTGATTTATAATGTCCCAATTTTTCTTCCAAACGTTTGCGACTTTTGATCGTAATACGACTCGGTTCGATCACAAGATTTGTGTCAGCCAAAAATTCCTGGATAGTATCCTGTTTGACTTTGATGATCCCACACATATTGCAAAGTTCTTCCATTTGGATATAAATGGTATGGGCATTGGCAAGGCTTTCATCTAAAGTTCTGCCCAAACGGATGTCCTGGTCTCGGATCGAATTATACAAATAGGCATAAAGTCGGATCACAGGTGTTTTCAATCGAAGGATCACCAAACGTTGGTGAGAAAACCAAATCCGTCTGGCAATACTTTCAAAGATTTTTTGTAATAAGGATGGTCCGACAGATTCAAATAGGTTTTCCGCAGTGACACGGAGGACTTTACTTTTTGTTTCAGTAATTGCCGATGCCATTCGCGGGGCATTATCAATCAATGACATCTCCCCAAAAATTTCACCTGGTCCTAAAACATCGATTACATATTCATATCCGCGAACAATACTGAATAGTTTGACATTCCCTTCTAACACAACATAGATTTCGTTATTCTTTTCACTTTCTACAAATAAAATTTCGCCGGCTTCTAAATTGGATTGCATACTTTCCCAAACAAAAGGTTTGTAATTGGATCCAATGGACCTAAGCAATTCAGTGGCTTCTGCTAAATTTTCTGTTGAATTATTTTCCTTTGACCATTTGATAAACGTCTGTAAGGAATACGCCGCTAAATTTGGTTTTTGCCAAGAAAGATAGGTTCGAGCGTTGAGGACCAAACGTTCTGGATGGTAATCGCGATCGGCCGGTTTATTGGCTTTGGAAAGATGTTTTTGTAAGGTTCGAAGTTCTCTTGAATACAAACCCAAAATTTTCATTGCGAGTTCTTTTCTTTCTTTGAGGTAAGAGCCGAGAAGTCGGATTGGGATTTGAACCAGCTCTACATCTGTATCAGCAAATAAAGTCACTAAAAACCGATGTTCGGTGAGCGCAGAGACAAGTCCAAAACTATCGCCTGCTTCGTAAAACGCGAGCTCGTGATCTACCACAATATGTTCGGAATCAACCGATACGCGACCAGACCTGACAATAAAAAAGTTCCCTGTATTAATGGAATTCTGCACAACAATGGCAGCACCTTTGGAATAATTAACAACTTTGATTTCTTCTACAGACACTGTGTTAAAAATAATGTTACCGAAGGTTACCAGTCAAACACTTAAATCTCAGAAGTCATCTGATCCCAAATCAAATCGTACACTTTAGTAGCAGAAATTTCTTTTTGGGGATAAATTATGTCAGAGGAAAAAATAGGGTAAAATTCCTTTTTCTGGTGCAAAGCCCCATGTGAACCCTTAATCAAACTCGCATCCAAAGGGATGACATCCATCAGATATCGGAATCCAAGTTTTTTTCGGAGTAATTTTAGACCTGCCCTAAATTTAATCATCGGTTTATTTGGATCCATAAATATTTCGCAAGGATCATAACCTGGTTTTCTATGAATATCCACCAAACGTGCATAATCTGGAGCCTTTCTTTGATCTAACCAGTAGTAATATGTAAACCAGGATTCGGAATCGGCTACCACCACAATGTCTCCTGAACGTTCGTGGTCTATTCCATATTTTTTTTGGTCTTTTTTATCCAAAACAAGTTGAATTCCAGAAACCTTACGCAAAATTTCTATGATCTGTTTTTTGACTGTCGGATCATCACAATAAACATGAGAAATTTGATGATCAGCTACTGCAAAGGCTTTGGATGCACCGGGATCTAAAAGTTCATACCATCTTTCCTTGCGAACAGAAAGAACCCCATTTTCTCTTAAAATTTGGTTGATATGGATTGGCCGATTGACCGGTGTAATTCCATATTCTGAAAGTAAAACAATCTTAGTATTCTGGGATTCATAATATTCAATTAATTGTTTCAACACAGAATCAATTTCCAAAAGTTCTTTCCTTATCTTAAAAATATCAGAACCAAACTTTTGAAGACAATAATCTAAATGAGGAAGATATACAAGCGTTAAGTGAGGATTATATTTTTTATCAACATAGATCGTTGCATCAGCGATCCATTGGGTAGATTTGATATTGGCATTCGGCCCCCAAAAATTAAATAAAGGGAATTGACCTAAAGTGGACTGCAACTCATCACGAAGTTCGGGTGGTTGGGAATAACAGTCGGGTGCTTTTACTCCGTCAGCATGGTATTGGGGTCTTGGTGTAACCGAATAATCTGCACTAGAGTACATATTGTACCACCAAAACATTTTTGAACAAGTAAAACTAGGGTCTATTTTTTTAGCTCTTTCCCAAATTTTTTCTGCAGAGACTAAATGATTGGATTGTTTCCAAAATTTTATTTCTGCATCTTCTCGGTCATACCATCCATTTCCAACAATCCCATGTTCACTTGGCAATTTTCCTGTTAAATACGTAGACTGGACACTTGTTGTTACAGCAGGTAACATAGGTTTAATGAGGAGAGTTTGTTTTTGGTTCAGAAATTTTTTTAGAAAAGGTGTATACTCTCCTACCAAATGACTGCTAAGTCCAACAACATCAATGACAACTGTTTTTTGGAATCCTTTATTTTTTGATTGTTTCATTTTTAAAATCTTCTTTTAAATTATTATCATCTAGAACAGATTGTACCCACTGCAACTCACGAATGATGGATTCGGAAACAGGAATTTGTAATCCTTTCGGTAAAACTTCCCATGTATAGGTTTCTATCTCCAAAGCATCGGTGAACAAAAATTGTTTTTGTAGATTCAAGAGCTCTAATAGTTCCTTTTGCGTGGAAGAGAATAACCCATAGGATCCTAAAAATACAGGTACATGAAAATGAACTCTCCATTCAGCGGATTGTTTTTCCCCATTTTGGATTGCTTGTGGTAGATCAGGAAATGACTTCAATTTTTTATCTTCCGATTGGATGACTACTTGGTGGAGATAAGTTGGTTCATCAAAACTAGAAACCAAATCCAATAATGAATTTGTTTCCATTAAGAAATTTATTTTTAAAGCAGAACTAATTTGAATCCTCCCAACTTGAATGGAATGTGTTTTAAGTAAGGACAAAATATTTTTGTTATCTTCAAAACTAACCGCAGCGTGACAGGCATCCAAACAAATTCGGATATGATCTTTGGCCCATTGTTCTGCAACTTCCCCATCAACTCCTAATACAGTTTGTATCCTCGGGACTGCGATTGGGAGAAAATCAGACAAAAACCATTTCACCCAAAGTTCTACGTTCCCCAAAATTCCATCAGGCTCTGGCTCTATATCCAAATGCAAATTTTGACCTCGATTCTTTTTCATTTGGATCAAATGAATAACGACATCCACAATTTGTTTGGTTGCTGAAGAAATCCTATCTTTACGCAAAGATTCATTTGAATCAAAATAAAAATAAGACAAAGGAGGTGTGGAAACTCCTCCATCCAATCCTTGAGGCAATAATTCAGAGAGGATCGAAAACAAACGAAGAGTGTAATCAAACCTTTCTTTGGTTGCCCAATCGGGTCGATAAACATTTTCTTTAACAATAGTTTTATGAAAACCACCATAAGGAAATCCATTGATCAAAAAAACATAAATATCTACTTTTTTTAACCAGTCTTTCAATTCAGCCATTGCCCGAGGGTTCATTAACTCCAATGATGCCTCATTGCTTAAACGTAACCCCAATCCCATCGGTGCGTCAGGGGAAGTTGATTGTTTGATTTTGGGTAAGTTAGTTTTTAATTGCAAAAAATGATCCGACCAGGATTCACCAGGATGAATATTTGAACAATAGGTTAAATGGCCGTATTTTGTCCTCATATGTATTGTTCCAGAAAGTCAACAGAAGTCGCCAAAGTTTCCGAATCCATTTCGTGAACCTCTTTGCAAATACCAATTCCACATAACAACATAATGGTGAGCCTGCCTCCAAGATGTTCTTGGAACTCATGAAGACCCAAATATAAATTTTGTTTTTTATTCTCGGATAATTTTGGATGGTAAATTGCAAACCCTAAATGTTTTAGTAAAAAAAGGATGCGATCCCTATTTTCTTTTGACAAAAACTGATTCTGATTTGAATAAACGGTATCCAAAGCCATTCCAATAGCAACTGCTTCACCATGACGCAAGGAAAACTCAGTTAAATATTCTAATTTATGTGCTGCCCAATGCCCAAAATCCAGGGGCCTTGAAGAACCAAATTCAAATGGATCACCATTTGCAATATGATCCATATGTAACTCAGCACATCGATGGATTAAATACGACATGGTATCTAAATTTCGATTCTTTAAAGTTTGAACATTAGATTCAATCCATTCAAAAAAAATGGGATCTTTAATCAAAGCAACTTTGATTGCCTCAGCCATTCCGGACCGCCAATCACGATCATCTAAACTTTCTAAAAAACTAAGATCGTTAAACACTGCCACTGGTGGCGCAAATGTTCCAAGAAAGTTTTTTTTACCTTGGTAGTTGATACTATTTTTAACACCCACCCCAGAATCATTTTGTGATAAAACCGTACTAGGTATTCGAATCAATCGGATTCCACGATGTGACACTGCTGCTACATAACCAACTAAATCGAGTATGGCTCCTCCACCAATTCCGATGATATAAGAATGGCGATCAATCCCAAAGCGATCGATTGAATCGACTAAAGATTCCCAAATTTTTGGATTGTTTTTACAACCTTCACCGCCCGGAATCACGATGATATCATCCGTTAGTCGAACCAATTGAACCAAACCTTTGAAATACTGGCGAATTTCAGAAACTAAATTTGGGAAATGGAAGAGTAAACCTTCATCTAAAACGACCAAAGCTTTTTTAGTAGTTCCCGAGTTTTGTTCAGAGA from Leptospira meyeri harbors:
- a CDS encoding DoxX family protein, giving the protein MKKFLVYSLGAFYITAGINHFFSPEFYLEMMPDYLPFHELLNVTSGLAEITLGSLVLYERMRKMASYGIILLLLAIYPANINMLLTALEGKDYGVPIWALYARLPFQFLFIYWAWLVRDYKWSSESTESM
- a CDS encoding alkaline phosphatase family protein is translated as MKQSKNKGFQKTVVIDVVGLSSHLVGEYTPFLKKFLNQKQTLLIKPMLPAVTTSVQSTYLTGKLPSEHGIVGNGWYDREDAEIKFWKQSNHLVSAEKIWERAKKIDPSFTCSKMFWWYNMYSSADYSVTPRPQYHADGVKAPDCYSQPPELRDELQSTLGQFPLFNFWGPNANIKSTQWIADATIYVDKKYNPHLTLVYLPHLDYCLQKFGSDIFKIRKELLEIDSVLKQLIEYYESQNTKIVLLSEYGITPVNRPIHINQILRENGVLSVRKERWYELLDPGASKAFAVADHQISHVYCDDPTVKKQIIEILRKVSGIQLVLDKKDQKKYGIDHERSGDIVVVADSESWFTYYYWLDQRKAPDYARLVDIHRKPGYDPCEIFMDPNKPMIKFRAGLKLLRKKLGFRYLMDVIPLDASLIKGSHGALHQKKEFYPIFSSDIIYPQKEISATKVYDLIWDQMTSEI
- a CDS encoding MarR family transcriptional regulator, which produces MTKEPKKKLQENNKKGSQWTFLSNHAHVLMCLSKDPEIRLKDVATLVGITERAVQAIVKDLVEAKILEKSKDGRRNQYIIQTEQKLRHPLEANHSILELLRLGK
- a CDS encoding Crp/Fnr family transcriptional regulator, with the translated sequence MSVEEIKVVNYSKGAAIVVQNSINTGNFFIVRSGRVSVDSEHIVVDHELAFYEAGDSFGLVSALTEHRFLVTLFADTDVELVQIPIRLLGSYLKERKELAMKILGLYSRELRTLQKHLSKANKPADRDYHPERLVLNARTYLSWQKPNLAAYSLQTFIKWSKENNSTENLAEATELLRSIGSNYKPFVWESMQSNLEAGEILFVESEKNNEIYVVLEGNVKLFSIVRGYEYVIDVLGPGEIFGEMSLIDNAPRMASAITETKSKVLRVTAENLFESVGPSLLQKIFESIARRIWFSHQRLVILRLKTPVIRLYAYLYNSIRDQDIRLGRTLDESLANAHTIYIQMEELCNMCGIIKVKQDTIQEFLADTNLVIEPSRITIKSRKRLEEKLGHYKSKEGQIVA
- a CDS encoding 3-dehydroquinate synthase gives rise to the protein MFENLYPTLASEFQVKFRYSVQFTKKIFNPENQTLSRFFISEQNSGTTKKALVVLDEGLLFHFPNLVSEIRQYFKGLVQLVRLTDDIIVIPGGEGCKNNPKIWESLVDSIDRFGIDRHSYIIGIGGGAILDLVGYVAAVSHRGIRLIRIPSTVLSQNDSGVGVKNSINYQGKKNFLGTFAPPVAVFNDLSFLESLDDRDWRSGMAEAIKVALIKDPIFFEWIESNVQTLKNRNLDTMSYLIHRCAELHMDHIANGDPFEFGSSRPLDFGHWAAHKLEYLTEFSLRHGEAVAIGMALDTVYSNQNQFLSKENRDRILFLLKHLGFAIYHPKLSENKKQNLYLGLHEFQEHLGGRLTIMLLCGIGICKEVHEMDSETLATSVDFLEQYI
- the eboE gene encoding metabolite traffic protein EboE; its protein translation is MRTKYGHLTYCSNIHPGESWSDHFLQLKTNLPKIKQSTSPDAPMGLGLRLSNEASLELMNPRAMAELKDWLKKVDIYVFLINGFPYGGFHKTIVKENVYRPDWATKERFDYTLRLFSILSELLPQGLDGGVSTPPLSYFYFDSNESLRKDRISSATKQIVDVVIHLIQMKKNRGQNLHLDIEPEPDGILGNVELWVKWFLSDFLPIAVPRIQTVLGVDGEVAEQWAKDHIRICLDACHAAVSFEDNKNILSLLKTHSIQVGRIQISSALKINFLMETNSLLDLVSSFDEPTYLHQVVIQSEDKKLKSFPDLPQAIQNGEKQSAEWRVHFHVPVFLGSYGLFSSTQKELLELLNLQKQFLFTDALEIETYTWEVLPKGLQIPVSESIIRELQWVQSVLDDNNLKEDFKNETIKK